The following are encoded in a window of Mycobacterium vicinigordonae genomic DNA:
- the rph gene encoding ribonuclease PH: MSKREDGRLDDELRPVVITRGFTENPAGSVLIEFGRTKVLCTASVTEGVPRWRKGSGLGWLTAEYAMLPSATHTRSDRESVKGRPSGRTQEISRLVGRSLRACIDLGALGENTIAVDCDVLQADGGTRTAAITGAYVALADAVTYLSALGKLSDPRPLSCAIAAISVGVVDGRVRADLPYEEDSRAEVDMNVVATDTGTLVEVQGTGEGATFPRSTLDKLLDMALAGCDKLFAAQREALALPYPGELPEGAPQPKAFGS, encoded by the coding sequence GTGTCCAAACGAGAAGACGGCCGCCTCGACGACGAGCTTCGTCCAGTGGTCATCACCAGGGGTTTCACCGAGAATCCGGCGGGTTCGGTGCTGATCGAATTCGGTCGCACCAAGGTGTTGTGTACCGCCAGCGTCACCGAAGGCGTGCCCCGCTGGCGCAAAGGATCGGGCCTGGGTTGGTTGACCGCCGAGTACGCGATGCTGCCGTCGGCCACCCACACGCGGTCGGATCGGGAATCGGTGAAGGGCCGGCCCAGCGGCCGTACCCAGGAGATCAGCCGGTTAGTCGGTCGCTCGCTGCGGGCGTGCATCGACCTCGGGGCGCTGGGGGAGAACACCATCGCGGTGGACTGTGATGTGCTGCAGGCCGACGGCGGCACCCGAACCGCCGCCATCACCGGCGCCTACGTGGCGCTGGCTGACGCGGTGACTTACCTGTCCGCATTGGGCAAACTGTCCGATCCCCGGCCGCTGTCCTGCGCCATCGCGGCGATCAGCGTCGGGGTCGTCGACGGCCGAGTCCGGGCGGATCTTCCCTACGAGGAGGACTCGCGCGCCGAGGTCGACATGAACGTCGTCGCGACCGACACCGGGACGCTGGTCGAGGTGCAGGGCACCGGCGAAGGCGCGACCTTTCCGCGATCAACCCTGGACAAGTTGCTCGACATGGCGCTGGCCGGGTGTGACAAATTGTTCGCCGCTCAGCGCGAGGCGTTGGCGTTGCCGTATCCGGGCGAGCTGCCCGAGGGAGCGCCACAACCGAAGGCGTTCGGAAGCTGA
- a CDS encoding cyclic nucleotide-degrading phosphodiesterase: MSVRLTVLGCSGSVVGPDSPASGYLLRAPDTPPLVIDFGGGVLGALQRHADPGSVHVLLSHLHADHCLDLPGLFVWRRYHPTSRPSGKALLYGPSDTWSRMGAASSPYGGEIDDCSDIFDVRHWVDGEAVTIGALTIVPRVVAHPTESFGLRFTDPTGASLVYSGDTGECDQLVELAQGADAFLCEASWTHSPKHPPALHLSGTEAGRAAARAGVRELMLTHIPPWTSREDVISEAKAEFDGPVHAVVPGETFEVKNS, translated from the coding sequence GTGTCCGTGCGACTAACCGTGCTCGGATGCTCCGGCAGCGTCGTGGGTCCGGATTCACCCGCGTCCGGTTACCTGCTCCGGGCACCGGACACTCCGCCCCTGGTCATCGACTTCGGCGGAGGTGTGCTCGGCGCACTGCAGCGCCACGCCGACCCAGGCTCCGTGCACGTGCTGCTGTCGCATCTGCACGCCGATCATTGCTTGGATCTGCCGGGACTGTTCGTGTGGCGCCGGTACCATCCGACGTCACGCCCGAGTGGCAAGGCGCTGCTATATGGCCCCAGCGACACGTGGTCGCGGATGGGGGCGGCGTCGTCACCCTACGGTGGCGAAATCGACGACTGCTCAGACATTTTCGACGTTCGCCACTGGGTGGACGGCGAAGCGGTGACGATCGGCGCGCTTACCATCGTCCCTCGAGTGGTCGCGCATCCCACCGAGTCATTCGGTTTGCGATTCACCGACCCCACGGGGGCATCGCTGGTGTACAGCGGCGACACCGGCGAGTGCGATCAGCTGGTCGAACTGGCGCAGGGCGCCGACGCGTTCCTGTGCGAGGCATCCTGGACGCACTCCCCGAAACATCCGCCGGCGTTGCATCTTTCCGGCACCGAGGCCGGCCGGGCCGCGGCGCGGGCCGGAGTGCGCGAGTTGATGTTGACCCACATCCCGCCCTGGACCTCGCGGGAGGACGTGATCAGCGAGGCGAAAGCGGAATTCGACGGTCCGGTGCACGCGGTGGTGCCCGGTGAGACCTTCGAGGTCAAGAACTCCTAG
- the murI gene encoding glutamate racemase — protein MSSPLAPVGIFDSGVGGLTVARAIIDQLPDEEIIYVGDTGNGPYGPLTIPQIRAHALAIGDDLVNRGVKVLVIACNSASAACLRDARERYDVPVVEVILPAVRRAVAATRNGRIGVIGTRATITSHAYQDAFAAARDTEITAVACPRFVDFVERGITSGRQVLGLAEGYLEPLQRAGVDTLVLGCTHYPLLSGLIQLVMGEDVTLVSSAEETAKQVLRVLTERDLLRPHPVESDGAVPSRLFEATGDPEAFLRLAARFLGPAVTGVEPVRHTHVH, from the coding sequence ATGAGTTCGCCGCTGGCACCCGTCGGGATATTCGATTCCGGCGTAGGGGGATTAACGGTTGCGCGGGCGATCATCGACCAGTTGCCGGACGAAGAAATCATCTATGTTGGCGACACCGGTAACGGGCCGTACGGTCCGCTGACCATCCCGCAGATCCGTGCCCACGCGCTGGCCATCGGCGACGACTTGGTCAACCGCGGCGTCAAGGTGCTGGTGATCGCATGCAACTCGGCGTCCGCGGCTTGCCTTCGCGATGCGCGGGAACGCTACGACGTGCCCGTCGTAGAAGTGATTCTGCCGGCGGTGCGCCGCGCCGTGGCCGCCACCCGCAACGGCCGCATCGGGGTGATCGGCACCCGGGCCACGATCACCTCGCACGCCTACCAGGACGCGTTTGCCGCCGCCCGCGACACCGAGATCACCGCGGTGGCCTGTCCGCGCTTCGTCGACTTCGTCGAGCGGGGGATCACCAGCGGCCGCCAGGTGCTCGGCCTGGCCGAGGGGTACTTGGAGCCGCTGCAGCGCGCCGGGGTCGACACGCTGGTGCTCGGCTGCACGCACTACCCGCTGCTGTCCGGGTTGATCCAACTGGTGATGGGCGAGGACGTCACGCTGGTTTCCAGCGCCGAGGAGACCGCTAAGCAGGTGCTGCGCGTTCTCACCGAGCGCGACCTGCTGCGACCACATCCGGTCGAGTCCGACGGCGCGGTGCCGTCGCGGCTGTTCGAGGCCACCGGTGACCCCGAGGCGTTCCTGCGGCTGGCGGCCCGGTTCCTGGGGCCCGCTGTCACCGGTGTCGAGCCCGTTCGTCATACACACGTACATTAG
- a CDS encoding rhomboid family intramembrane serine protease → MGRSGSHPPATQDKKPAWVTGATTIITFVALLYVVELIDQLTGGRLDRNGIRPQTTDGLWGILFAPLLHANWGHLIANTVPMLVLGFLVTLAGLSRFVWATAIIWILGGFGTWLIGNIGSSCGPTDHIGASGLIFGWLAFLLVFGIFVRRLWNIVIGLAVLFVYGGVLLGALPVLGVCGGVSWQGHLCGAVAGVVAAYLLSSPERKARERKRAIRAPR, encoded by the coding sequence ATGGGCAGAAGCGGGTCGCACCCGCCGGCGACGCAGGATAAGAAGCCGGCCTGGGTGACCGGGGCGACGACGATCATCACGTTCGTCGCGCTCCTTTACGTTGTCGAGCTGATCGACCAGCTCACTGGCGGCCGGCTGGACCGCAACGGCATCAGGCCCCAGACCACCGACGGGTTGTGGGGGATCCTGTTCGCGCCTCTGCTACATGCGAACTGGGGGCATCTGATCGCCAACACGGTACCGATGTTGGTGCTGGGCTTCTTGGTGACGCTGGCCGGATTGTCGCGCTTCGTCTGGGCCACCGCGATCATCTGGATCCTGGGCGGCTTCGGCACCTGGCTGATCGGCAACATCGGCAGCAGTTGCGGCCCAACCGATCACATCGGCGCCTCCGGGTTGATCTTCGGCTGGCTGGCCTTCCTGCTGGTGTTCGGGATCTTTGTGCGCAGGTTGTGGAACATCGTCATCGGGCTGGCTGTGCTGTTCGTGTACGGCGGGGTGCTGCTGGGTGCGCTACCGGTGCTCGGGGTGTGCGGCGGCGTGTCCTGGCAGGGGCACCTGTGCGGCGCCGTGGCCGGTGTGGTGGCCGCGTATCTGCTGTCGTCGCCGGAACGCAAGGCCAGAGAACGGAAGCGGGCCATCCGTGCGCCCCGCTGA
- a CDS encoding P1 family peptidase — translation MNSLTDIGGIRVGHHHRLDPDASLGGGWACGTTVVLTPPGTVGAVDCRGGAPGTRETDLLDPINSVRFVDAVVLSGGSAYGLAAADGVMRWLEEQQRGVAMGGGVVPIVPAAVVFDLPVGAWDCRPTAEFGYFACQAADAAGDGAAVTLGTVGAGVGARVGVLKGGVGTSSVTLPSGVTVGALAIVNAAGEAVDPATGLPWMAELIGEFALTTPPHEQVEALAQLPSPLSQLNTTIAVVATDAALSPAACRRVAVAAHDGLARTLRPAHTPLDGDTVFALATGAIEVPPSPNTPAALSPETAVITAVGAAAADCLARAVLSGLIAAESVAGIPAYRDVVPAALAKRSG, via the coding sequence ATGAACTCCCTCACCGACATCGGCGGCATCCGCGTCGGCCACCACCACCGGTTAGACCCTGATGCATCCCTCGGTGGCGGGTGGGCCTGCGGTACCACTGTGGTGTTGACACCACCCGGGACCGTCGGCGCGGTCGACTGCCGTGGCGGCGCACCGGGCACCCGGGAGACCGACCTGCTCGATCCGATCAACAGCGTGCGCTTTGTGGATGCAGTGGTCCTCTCCGGCGGCAGCGCGTACGGATTGGCTGCCGCCGACGGTGTGATGCGCTGGCTAGAGGAGCAGCAGCGCGGTGTGGCGATGGGTGGCGGTGTAGTTCCGATAGTGCCGGCCGCGGTGGTTTTCGATCTGCCAGTCGGGGCCTGGGATTGCCGGCCGACCGCCGAATTTGGTTATTTCGCATGCCAAGCCGCGGATGCCGCCGGCGACGGGGCGGCGGTCACGCTGGGAACGGTCGGGGCCGGCGTTGGCGCGCGCGTCGGAGTGCTCAAGGGCGGCGTGGGCACGTCATCGGTCACGCTCCCTTCCGGGGTGACGGTGGGCGCACTGGCCATCGTTAACGCCGCCGGTGAAGCCGTCGATCCGGCTACTGGTCTGCCGTGGATGGCCGAACTGATTGGCGAGTTCGCGCTGACGACACCGCCGCACGAGCAGGTCGAGGCTTTGGCGCAACTGCCCTCCCCACTTAGCCAGCTGAACACCACGATCGCCGTGGTCGCCACGGACGCCGCGCTGAGCCCGGCGGCCTGCCGGCGGGTGGCCGTTGCCGCGCACGACGGCCTGGCCCGTACGCTGCGCCCGGCGCACACCCCGCTGGACGGCGACACGGTTTTCGCATTGGCGACGGGCGCGATCGAGGTGCCCCCGTCACCCAACACCCCGGCGGCACTCTCTCCGGAGACTGCAGTCATCACCGCGGTGGGCGCCGCCGCGGCCGACTGCCTGGCCCGGGCGGTGCTGTCCGGGCTGATCGCCGCCGAGTCGGTGGCTGGGATACCGGCCTACCGCGATGTCGTGCCGGCCGCCCTCGCGAAGCGGAGCGGCTAG
- a CDS encoding DUF2017 domain-containing protein: MRKWKRVETRDGPRFRSSLAPHEAALLKNLVGAMIGLLDERQSTSPSDELEEITGIKTGHSQRPADPTLGRLLPDFYRRNEADPLTLDASETLNSALRSLHEPDIINAKRAAAQQLLDTVPDNGGRFELTEEAANAWITAVNDLRLTLGVMLEVGPQGPERLPADHPLAAHFDVYQWLTVLQEYLVLVLMGNR, translated from the coding sequence GTGCGCAAATGGAAGCGCGTCGAGACGCGCGACGGCCCCCGTTTTCGGTCGTCGCTGGCGCCGCACGAAGCGGCCCTGCTCAAGAACCTGGTGGGCGCGATGATCGGCCTGCTCGACGAGCGGCAATCAACATCGCCGTCGGACGAACTCGAAGAGATCACCGGCATCAAGACCGGGCACTCGCAGCGTCCCGCCGACCCGACACTAGGTCGGCTGCTGCCCGACTTCTACCGCCGTAACGAGGCGGATCCGCTGACCCTGGATGCCTCCGAAACGCTCAACTCGGCGCTGCGCAGTTTGCACGAGCCCGACATCATCAATGCCAAACGTGCTGCGGCGCAACAGTTGTTGGATACGGTGCCGGACAACGGCGGGCGGTTCGAGCTGACCGAGGAAGCCGCCAACGCCTGGATCACGGCGGTCAACGACCTGCGGCTGACGTTGGGCGTCATGCTCGAAGTCGGGCCGCAGGGCCCCGAACGTCTGCCGGCCGATCACCCGCTGGCCGCCCACTTCGACGTTTACCAGTGGCTCACGGTGTTGCAGGAGTATCTGGTGCTGGTCCTGATGGGTAACCGGTAA
- the clpS gene encoding ATP-dependent Clp protease adapter ClpS → MVVAKAPAKPGSTGQRESAPVDATTSPWVTIVWDDPVNLMTYVTYVFQKLFGYSEPQATKLMLQVHNEGKAVVSSGSRESMEVDVSKLHAAGLWATMQQDK, encoded by the coding sequence ATGGTGGTAGCGAAAGCGCCGGCCAAGCCGGGCAGCACGGGGCAGCGTGAATCCGCTCCGGTCGACGCTACGACGAGCCCGTGGGTCACCATCGTCTGGGACGACCCGGTCAACCTGATGACCTACGTGACGTACGTGTTCCAGAAGTTGTTCGGTTACAGCGAGCCGCAGGCCACCAAGCTAATGCTGCAAGTGCACAACGAAGGCAAGGCTGTGGTGTCGTCGGGCAGTCGGGAGTCGATGGAAGTGGATGTGTCCAAGCTGCATGCCGCCGGGTTGTGGGCGACGATGCAGCAGGACAAGTGA
- a CDS encoding nicotinate phosphoribosyltransferase, translating to MLAAALRDGTAHRQTSWEVFARRLPAGRRYGVVAGTGRLLELLPQFRFDDAACDLAGEFLDASTVDYLRNFRFSGDVDGYAEGELYFPNSPVLSVHGSFAECVLLETLVLSIFNHDAAIASAAARMVSAARGRPIIEMGTRRTHEQAAIAAARAAYIAGFAGTSNLAAQQAYGVPIAGTAAHAFTMVHTRENGPDELAAFRAQVAALGRQTTLLVDTYDVTTGVANAVTAAGPHLGAVRIDSGDLEALAHQVRAQLDELGARQTRIVLTGDLDEFSIAGLAAAPVDRYGVGTSLVTGSGAPTASMVYKLVEVDGIPVQKRSSQKQSPGGRKAALRQARATGTITEEIVYPAARPPAVTETHRVLTTPLVRAGRVVCDTDLAAARELVTAGLRSLPWEGLSLSPGEPAIPTQTIPA from the coding sequence ATGCTCGCGGCGGCCCTGCGCGACGGCACCGCGCACCGCCAAACCAGCTGGGAAGTGTTCGCGCGCCGGCTTCCCGCGGGCCGTCGGTACGGGGTGGTCGCCGGAACCGGCCGGTTGCTAGAGCTGTTGCCGCAGTTCAGGTTCGACGACGCTGCGTGTGATCTGGCCGGCGAATTCCTCGATGCCAGCACGGTGGACTACTTGCGGAACTTCCGGTTCAGCGGCGACGTCGACGGCTACGCCGAGGGCGAATTGTATTTCCCCAACTCCCCGGTCCTGTCGGTGCACGGCAGCTTCGCGGAGTGCGTGCTACTGGAAACGCTGGTGCTGTCGATCTTCAATCACGACGCCGCGATCGCGTCGGCAGCCGCGCGCATGGTCAGCGCTGCTCGCGGCAGGCCGATCATCGAGATGGGTACCCGCCGCACCCACGAACAAGCCGCGATCGCCGCTGCGCGGGCCGCCTACATCGCCGGCTTCGCCGGCACGTCGAACCTGGCGGCCCAACAGGCGTACGGCGTGCCCATCGCGGGCACCGCCGCGCACGCCTTCACCATGGTGCACACCCGGGAGAACGGTCCCGACGAGCTCGCCGCCTTCCGGGCGCAAGTCGCGGCCCTGGGTCGGCAAACCACACTGCTGGTCGACACCTACGACGTCACGACTGGGGTGGCAAACGCCGTTACCGCCGCCGGCCCACATCTTGGCGCGGTCCGCATCGACTCTGGCGACCTTGAGGCGCTGGCTCACCAGGTGCGCGCGCAGCTCGACGAGCTCGGCGCGCGGCAGACCCGCATTGTGCTGACCGGTGACCTCGACGAGTTCTCCATCGCCGGTCTGGCCGCGGCTCCGGTGGATCGCTACGGAGTCGGCACTTCCCTGGTCACCGGTTCGGGCGCACCGACGGCGAGCATGGTCTACAAACTCGTCGAGGTGGACGGCATCCCGGTGCAGAAGCGCAGCAGCCAGAAACAATCCCCCGGTGGCCGCAAAGCGGCCCTGCGGCAGGCCCGGGCTACCGGCACCATCACCGAGGAGATCGTGTACCCGGCCGCCCGCCCGCCTGCCGTCACCGAGACACACCGAGTGTTGACCACACCGCTGGTGCGCGCCGGCCGCGTCGTCTGCGACACCGACCTGGCCGCGGCACGGGAACTGGTGACCGCGGGGCTGCGCAGCCTGCCGTGGGAGGGGTTGAGCCTGTCACCGGGCGAACCCGCGATCCCGACCCAGACCATTCCGGCCTGA
- a CDS encoding ATP-dependent DNA helicase — MSEAESVGELLATAVAALGGSERRGQLEMAAAVSRAFESGEHLVVQAGTGTGKSLAYLVPSIVRAVNDDAPVVVSTATIALQRQLVDRDLPRLAESLADSLPRRPTFALLKGRRNYLCLNKIHGTTSDDPDEPPQEELFNPMAVSALGRDVQRLTEWASSTDTGDRDDLKPGVPERSWAQVSVSARECVGVARCPHGSECFSEKARARAGGADIVVTNHALLAIDAVSDSAVLPEHELLVVDEAHELADRVISVATAELTSASLGVAVRRITRLVKPELVQRLEATSATFSSAIHDGQEGRIDYLDDELATYLAALRDAANAARSAIEGTSDARAAAARAEAAAALSEIADTAARILDSFGPAIPDRSDIVWLDHEDNRGTRRAVLRVAPLSVAGLLATHVFARSTTVLTSATLTVGGAFDAMAESWGLKSPDTGWRGLDVGSPFEHAKSAILYIAAHLPPPGRDGVGSAEQLTEIADLITAAGGRTLGLFSSMRAARATAEVMRDRLSTPVLCQGDDSTSALVEQFSADPETSLFGTLSLWQGVDVPGPSLSLVLIDRIPFPRPDDPLLSARQRAVAARGGNGFMAVAASHAALLLAQGSGRLLRRVTDRGVVAVLDSRMATARYGEYLCASLPPFWRTTNPAQVRAALERLAQADGTKPG; from the coding sequence GTGTCCGAAGCCGAATCCGTAGGGGAACTGCTGGCGACGGCGGTCGCTGCGCTTGGTGGTAGCGAACGCCGCGGCCAGTTGGAGATGGCCGCCGCGGTCTCCCGCGCCTTCGAATCCGGTGAGCACTTGGTGGTGCAGGCCGGCACCGGCACCGGAAAGTCGTTGGCGTACCTGGTTCCCTCGATCGTGCGCGCGGTGAACGACGATGCGCCCGTGGTGGTGTCGACGGCAACAATCGCCTTACAGCGTCAGCTCGTCGACCGCGATCTGCCCCGCCTGGCCGAGTCGCTGGCCGACTCCCTGCCCCGCCGACCCACCTTCGCGTTACTCAAAGGGCGACGAAACTATCTGTGTCTCAACAAGATTCACGGAACCACCAGCGACGACCCGGACGAACCGCCGCAGGAGGAACTGTTCAACCCGATGGCGGTGAGCGCGCTAGGCCGCGATGTGCAACGCCTCACCGAGTGGGCGTCGAGCACCGACACCGGCGACCGCGACGACCTCAAACCCGGTGTGCCGGAACGGTCCTGGGCGCAGGTCAGCGTTTCGGCGCGGGAATGCGTCGGCGTAGCCCGCTGCCCACACGGTAGCGAATGCTTCTCGGAAAAGGCCCGAGCCCGCGCCGGCGGCGCCGATATCGTCGTCACCAATCACGCGCTGCTGGCTATCGACGCGGTGTCGGATTCGGCGGTGCTGCCCGAACACGAACTGCTGGTCGTCGACGAAGCCCACGAGTTGGCCGACCGAGTGATCTCGGTGGCTACCGCGGAGTTGACGTCGGCCTCGTTAGGAGTGGCCGTACGGCGCATCACCCGACTGGTGAAGCCCGAACTTGTCCAGCGCCTGGAGGCGACCTCGGCGACCTTCTCCTCGGCAATCCACGACGGCCAGGAAGGCCGCATCGACTACCTCGACGACGAGCTCGCGACCTACCTCGCCGCGCTACGCGACGCAGCCAACGCGGCCCGCTCGGCGATCGAGGGCACCAGCGACGCGCGCGCCGCAGCCGCTCGTGCCGAGGCGGCGGCGGCGCTGAGCGAGATCGCCGACACGGCCGCGAGGATCCTCGATTCCTTCGGACCGGCTATCCCCGATCGCAGCGACATCGTCTGGCTGGACCACGAGGACAATCGCGGTACCCGGCGCGCGGTGCTGCGGGTGGCTCCCCTGTCGGTGGCCGGACTCCTGGCCACGCACGTGTTCGCCCGCTCGACGACCGTGTTGACATCGGCGACGCTGACCGTGGGAGGGGCGTTTGACGCGATGGCAGAGTCCTGGGGACTCAAGAGCCCGGACACCGGCTGGCGCGGGCTCGATGTGGGGTCGCCGTTCGAGCACGCCAAATCCGCAATCCTTTACATCGCGGCACATCTGCCACCGCCCGGGCGCGACGGCGTCGGGTCGGCCGAGCAGCTGACCGAGATCGCCGATCTGATCACCGCGGCCGGCGGTCGGACGTTGGGCCTGTTTTCGTCGATGCGTGCGGCGAGGGCCACCGCCGAGGTAATGCGGGACCGGCTCTCCACACCGGTGCTGTGTCAGGGCGACGACAGCACCTCCGCGTTGGTCGAGCAATTCAGCGCCGACCCCGAGACGTCGCTGTTCGGCACGCTGTCGCTGTGGCAGGGCGTCGACGTACCGGGGCCGTCGCTGTCACTGGTGCTCATCGACCGCATCCCGTTCCCGCGGCCGGACGACCCGTTGCTCAGTGCTCGGCAGCGCGCGGTGGCCGCCCGCGGTGGCAACGGGTTCATGGCCGTCGCCGCCAGCCATGCCGCGTTGCTACTGGCGCAAGGATCTGGCCGGCTGCTGCGCCGGGTCACCGACCGGGGGGTGGTCGCAGTGCTGGACTCGCGGATGGCCACCGCCCGTTACGGCGAATACCTATGCGCCTCGCTCCCGCCGTTTTGGCGAACGACCAACCCCGCACAGGTTCGGGCCGCCCTGGAACGATTGGCGCAAGCGGACGGCACTAAGCCAGGGTGA
- the glgP gene encoding alpha-glucan family phosphorylase: MKALRRFTVRAHLPERLAALDQLSTNLRWSWEKPTQDLFATIDPELWNKCGKDPVAVLGAVKPARLDELTTDEDFLRRLDELAADLNDYLTRPLWYQQQQSAGAELPTGIAYFSMEFGVAEVLPNYSGGLGILAGDHLKSASDLGLPLIAVGLYYRSGYFRQSLTADGWQQETYPSLDPQGLPLRLLTDAEGNPALVELALPDSMQLRARIWVAQVGRIPLLLLDSDVPENEHELRTVTDRLYGGDQEHRMVQELLAGIGGVRAIRAFTAIEGRPGPEVFHMNEGHAGFLGVERVRELMDGGLDFDTALTVVRSATVFTTHTPVPAGIDRFPVELVQRYFDDAGDRVSTLLPGVPTARVLALGAEDDPAKFNMAHMGLRLAQRANGVSLLHGRVSRVMFNELWPGFDPAEVPIGSITNGVHARTWAAPQWLQLGRELAGSDSFGEPAVWLRLQQVDPGHLWWIRSQLRALLVEDVRVRLRQSWLERGASEAELTWISTAFDPNVLTMGFARRVPTYKRLTLMLRDPDRLERLLLDEHRPVQLIVAGKSHPADDGGKALIQQVVRFADRPEVRHRIAFLPNYDMSMARLLYWGCDVWLNNPLRPLEACGTSGMKSALNGGLNLSIRDGWWDEWYDGENGWEIPSADGVLDEDRRDDLEATALYKLLEEAVAPKFYERDEHGTPPRWIEMVRHTLQTLGPKVLASRMVTDYVEQYYTPAAKSLRQTVAAPDGGARFDPARELAAYRRRAEEAWPQINITDVDSTGLPDTPLLGSKLTLTATIYLAGLSPDEVTVQAVLGRVDAADELQDPFTVEMTYAGSAEGGYQVFSTTTPLPLAGSLGYTVRVLPRHPMLAESSELGLVTLA, from the coding sequence GTGAAAGCCCTCCGCCGCTTTACCGTCCGAGCCCACCTCCCCGAACGTCTCGCCGCGCTGGACCAGCTGTCGACCAATCTGCGCTGGTCCTGGGAAAAGCCGACGCAGGACCTGTTCGCCACCATCGACCCCGAGCTGTGGAACAAGTGCGGCAAGGACCCTGTGGCCGTGCTCGGCGCGGTCAAGCCGGCGCGGCTCGACGAACTGACGACGGACGAGGATTTCCTGCGCCGCCTCGACGAACTCGCCGCCGACTTGAACGATTATCTGACCCGCCCGCTGTGGTATCAGCAGCAGCAGTCGGCCGGGGCCGAACTGCCCACCGGGATCGCCTACTTCTCGATGGAGTTCGGTGTCGCCGAGGTGCTGCCCAACTACTCCGGTGGCCTCGGCATCCTCGCCGGAGATCACCTCAAGTCGGCGTCCGACCTGGGGCTGCCGCTGATCGCGGTGGGCCTGTACTACCGCTCGGGATATTTCCGGCAGTCCCTGACCGCCGACGGCTGGCAACAGGAGACCTATCCCTCGTTGGACCCGCAGGGCCTGCCGCTGCGGCTGCTCACCGACGCCGAGGGCAACCCGGCGCTGGTGGAGTTGGCGTTGCCGGATTCGATGCAGCTGCGAGCCCGGATCTGGGTTGCGCAGGTCGGCCGGATCCCGTTGCTGCTGCTGGATTCCGACGTCCCGGAGAACGAGCACGAGCTGCGCACCGTCACCGACCGGCTCTACGGCGGGGACCAGGAACATCGGATGGTGCAGGAACTACTGGCCGGCATCGGTGGGGTCCGGGCGATCCGCGCCTTCACCGCGATCGAGGGGCGCCCCGGTCCCGAGGTGTTCCATATGAATGAGGGCCACGCCGGATTCCTCGGCGTCGAGCGTGTCCGCGAACTGATGGACGGCGGCCTGGACTTCGACACGGCACTGACCGTGGTGCGGTCGGCCACCGTGTTCACCACTCACACCCCGGTACCGGCGGGCATCGACCGGTTCCCGGTGGAGCTGGTGCAGCGCTACTTCGACGACGCCGGTGACCGGGTGTCCACACTGCTGCCGGGCGTGCCGACGGCCCGAGTGCTGGCGCTGGGTGCCGAGGACGACCCGGCCAAGTTCAACATGGCGCACATGGGTCTGCGGCTGGCACAGCGGGCCAACGGCGTCTCGTTGCTGCACGGCCGGGTGAGCCGGGTCATGTTCAACGAGTTGTGGCCCGGTTTTGACCCCGCGGAAGTCCCGATCGGATCGATCACCAACGGCGTGCACGCGCGTACCTGGGCTGCACCGCAGTGGCTGCAACTGGGACGTGAGCTGGCCGGGTCGGACTCGTTCGGCGAGCCCGCCGTGTGGCTGCGGCTGCAGCAGGTCGATCCCGGTCACCTGTGGTGGATCCGGTCGCAGTTGCGTGCGCTGCTGGTCGAGGACGTCCGGGTGCGGCTGCGCCAGTCCTGGTTGGAGCGTGGTGCGTCGGAAGCTGAACTAACTTGGATATCAACAGCATTCGATCCCAACGTGCTCACGATGGGGTTCGCCCGACGGGTCCCGACGTACAAACGTCTGACCCTGATGCTGCGCGATCCGGATCGGCTGGAACGACTGCTGCTCGACGAGCACCGGCCGGTGCAGCTGATCGTCGCCGGTAAGTCGCACCCCGCCGACGACGGCGGCAAGGCGCTGATCCAGCAGGTGGTGCGCTTCGCGGATCGCCCCGAAGTTCGGCATCGGATAGCGTTTTTGCCCAACTACGACATGTCGATGGCGCGGTTGCTCTATTGGGGTTGCGACGTCTGGCTGAACAATCCGTTGCGGCCGTTGGAGGCGTGCGGCACGTCCGGGATGAAAAGCGCGTTGAACGGCGGGCTGAATCTGTCCATCCGCGACGGCTGGTGGGACGAGTGGTACGACGGCGAAAACGGTTGGGAGATCCCGTCGGCCGACGGGGTCCTCGACGAGGACCGGCGCGACGACCTGGAGGCCACCGCACTCTACAAGCTGCTGGAAGAGGCGGTGGCGCCGAAGTTCTACGAGCGCGACGAGCACGGGACGCCGCCGCGCTGGATCGAGATGGTGCGGCACACCCTGCAGACGCTGGGGCCCAAGGTGCTGGCGTCGCGGATGGTGACAGACTATGTCGAGCAGTACTACACGCCGGCGGCGAAGTCGCTGCGGCAAACCGTCGCCGCTCCCGACGGTGGCGCTCGGTTCGACCCGGCGCGCGAATTGGCCGCGTACCGCCGCCGCGCCGAGGAGGCCTGGCCACAGATCAACATCACCGACGTCGACAGCACCGGGCTGCCGGACACCCCGTTGCTCGGGTCGAAGCTGACCCTGACCGCGACGATCTACCTGGCCGGGCTGTCGCCCGACGAAGTGACGGTGCAGGCGGTCTTGGGCCGCGTGGACGCCGCCGACGAGCTGCAGGATCCGTTCACCGTCGAGATGACGTACGCCGGCAGCGCCGAAGGTGGCTATCAGGTGTTCTCGACGACGACGCCACTGCCGTTGGCGGGCTCCCTCGGATACACGGTGCGGGTGCTGCCGCGCCATCCGATGCTGGCCGAGAGCAGCGAACTCGGGTTGGTCACCCTGGCTTAG